From the Synechococcus sp. KORDI-49 genome, the window TTCCTCCATCGATGTCAGCTTCAGGTCCTGCCCCTCCTGCAGATGCAGACGTTCGATCGGATCGGTCAGGTCTCCTCGGAACACGTGGGCGATGCGGCTGCCGTTGTCGTGGCTGAACCAGAGCGGCAGGGCCGTCTCCGGTCTCCAGCCGATCTCCTCCTCCAGTTCGCGCAGCACCGCCTGCTCCGGGGCCTCTCCCGCTTCGACGTGTCCGCCGAACAGACCCCAGTGGCCCGGGTAGATGATCGTGTCGATGTCATCGCGCAGCTGCAGCAGCCAGCAGCCGTCGCGTTGCAGCATCGCCAGGGCGACGGAGTAGGTCATCGAACGGTCTGCCGAATCATTTGATGGGCAGCAGCTTCGGGTGAACGTCGGCGCCGACCTTGCCCTCCACTTTCACCGACCCCCCGATGCGGACCGTGTCGTCCACCTTCACCGTTCCGGTCACGGGGAAGCTGTCCCTGGCGGTCACGCTGATGGGTTGTTCGATGGCATCCACCCGGGCTGTCACCGCACCACCGACCTTCACCGGGGCCTCGATGCTCCGAACGGTGATCGGGCCCTTGATCGCCAGCGGCGCCTGGCCGCTGATCTCGACCTGATCCTTCACGCCGACCGTGCCTGTCACGGGCAGCGGGTCTTCGGTGCGGATCGTGATGGCCGCGGGCATCACCAGACGTTCCACATCCAGTCCGCCCTCGATGCGCACTGGGATCGGATTCCTCAGCAGACGGACCGCGGTCCAGGCGAGCACCACCGCTGCCGCCGCGAGCACGATGCTGGAGACCACGATGGCTGCGGGCCAGCGGTAGGCCAGCAGCAGCTCGTCGCGACGGTTGGATGTCGTCATGGGGAACAGGCGCTGCGGTCATCACATCCCCTCGTCGGATCGGGTGCAAGTCCCTGGTCCCGTCTGTCTCGCCTAGCGCATCCAGAGGGCCAGTCCGCCGCCGCGTCCTCTGGCGCTGAGCCGACCCTGTTCCCGATCCAGACCGATCAGCGCGAAGAACGGCATGCGTCGGGCGTCGGGCTGCGGCAGGCCCCGCTCGAACAGCGTCAGCGTGCCAAGGCTGAGGCGAACGCTCCTGAAGCTGAACATCAGCAGCGGCCGTCGACCTGTGAGTTCGGCTTCTCCATCGAAGCGAAGACGCAGCGAACCGAGATTCACCTGATTGGCGATCCGCAGGGCTCCGTCCGTCTCCTCTCCGCTGAGGATCAGGCAGGCGCCGAGTCCTCTGAGCAGGGCCGCGGAGGCTGCCGGAGCCGGGGTTCCGTCACGGCTCCATGTGGCCCTGAGCCGCCAGGTCCCGATCAGGGAGGCCATGGTGATGCCGCTGCCGCTGCGGCGGCACTGCCGCTCGAGAGCCAGCAGATCCTCGCCGCTGGGAAGGCTGTCGGTTGGGATCATGGGCAGACGCAGCCCTGCCATCTTTGACGACATTTCTCCTGCGTGGCCTCCGGATCGGATCCAGCACGATTGCGATCGTTGAACTGCTGCGCAGCGACTGGGTCGGCGGTGGTCTGGCCAGCCTCGCCTGGCTCGTGTTCGTTCAGGTGGAACGCCGTCGTTCCGCAGGTGAAGAGGACGGACCCAACGACGACGCGTGAACGGGCTGAGCCTCAGCTCTTCTGACCAACCGCAAATTCCAGGTCAGCCCAGCTCAACTCCACCCATTTCAACCCCTCCTCGATTTCCAGCCTGAGAGCGGCAGCGTCTTCCGCAGCCCCTGCGTCGACCAAGTCCAGATACCTCTGGTACTCGGCCATCCAAGCAACGAGATTCGGGGTGCTGTTGGTCATGAAGCCATTGAACACCGAGGGAAGCGGAGCTTGTTGGTTCAGATCCAACCGATAGCAATTGCACCTGTTTGGGGGTATCGATCCGTTTCGTCCTGTTGGGAGGTTGGTCCCATCAAGGCAGGAGGCAGCAATGGCCCCGTCGGCTTTTCATCAAACGTTCACCGGTCGAACCTGCTTGAAGTGGTCTGCGGATGGCTCCCTGTCTGAGCACGACCATCAGGAGCTGATGAAACGTCTCTGCTCGGTTGATCCAGTCCTGGCTGAAACCGACGTCTGCGACGTCCAGAACGATGTCGCGCTGACCGGTTACGAGTCGGCCCAGATGAAACGCTTCCTTCGCTCCCAAGCAGAAGACCCAGAGACCAGGGAGGTGGCCTGATCCATCGAATCCCGGAGTGATTCAGCACCCCATTTGGGGGTATCGACAGCATCACTCCCAGGGGTTCACTGCGTTCACCGAGGTCTCAACAGGAAGAAGACCTTGGTTGCGTCGCGGTCTGGAGGTGATGCCACCTCCAGATTTTCTTCGGGAGGTTTCCGTGCTGGTCGGTCTCTTCCAGATGTTGCACGACTGGCCTCCTCAAGCTTCAACCTTCAAGCTCTGGTGATCCGTGCTGTTCATAGTTGAAATCCTGCAGTCCGTACTGAGCCAACCGTTTTCCGGAGCGACGATCACTCAACGCCACCACCAAATCGCTCTCGCTCCAGTTCCGTCGGTTGATCAGCTCATTGAAGGCTTCCATCGCTTCGTCGAGATCCTCGTAGTCGCCCACCTGGCGGTACTGCCGCGAGTCTTCGCCGACTGAAATTGCGAACGTCATTCCTCAGGCAGTTCCCGATGGGAGGAGTCTGGCCAATTCGCCTGATCACCGATCGATGTCAACCTGCCGTTGACGCCACCCCTTCATGACCCCACCTCAGCCCCTGCTGGACCGTCTCGCTGAAATCCCCGGAATGCAGCGGGGTTGCCGGCGACTGGTGCTGCTGTTCAGTCAGCTCGGGGATTTCGACTCCCTGGAGTACGCCCAGGCGTTGGTGCCGGCACTTCCTTCTCTGGATCGGGCCGGCATCCGCCTGCTGGCCATCGGCATCGGGGATTCTGCTGGAGCCGAGCGTTTTGCGACCTTCACCGGCTTTCCCCGCGATCGGCTGCAGGTGGAGAGCGATGCGCAGCTGCACCGCGCCTGTGGTCTGTACGAAGGACTCGCCACCGGGGCAGGTGCCTGGCCTGATCTGCTGCTGATGTGCGCCGGGTTCGGCTCCCCTGGGACCCTCGCCGAGGTGTTCCGTGGTTACAGCGGCGATCGCTCGGCAGCGCAGCGGTTTGACAGCCCCCTGTTCCGGCTTGCTGGGGGCGACGGGTTCCAGAGACCGTTCGAACTGGCCACGGTGCGGTTGAACAACATGATCGAGGTGCTGGGTCGCTGGCGCCGATATGTGCCGGACGATCGCTGGATGTGTCAGCGCGGCGGCACCTTTCTGCTCGAAGAGGACGATTCCCTGCTCTACGAGCATCGCGATCGCGGCATCCTCGGGTTCTCCGAAACGATGAATCGTCCGCTCCAGTTTCTGGATCCCTATCTGGCGGTCTGAACGATCCTCACCGTCAGGTGTCGAACAGGTCGTTCAGGGACAGATCGTCTCGACGCAGCAGGGCGAACGTGGTGCCGGCATTGCCGCGGCAGATGCGCAGCTGCTGATCCAGCACGGTGATGTCGAGCCAGGCCGGGAAGCTCTGCTGCACATCCCGCAGCAGTTGCAGGCGTCCTCCACCGGGCAGCTGCGGTCCCACCCAGCCTCCGCGGCGGAAGCGGACCTCCACACGACATCCCTCCAGCTGTTTCAGATCGGCCTGAACGCTGATGCCGGCGAGAACCCCCAGAGCACCTCTCAGCCGCAGCAGGTTGCAGCCGCGCCCATTCTCCGGATCCAGGGCCTGCAGGTTGTCCAGCCAGGGAGCCTGTTTCAGCCAGGGTTGCGTCGAGCTGCTCCAGCGCAGCTCCCAGACCCCGCTCAGCAGATCAGCGTCAAGGGGCAGGTCCGCCGGCTGCTCCTGTTCCAACCGCTCCACCAGCTGGGGCAGATCCTTGGCGGAAGGGTCGTGGCGCAGCCGCTCCAGCAGTGTGTTCCGCGTCTGTGTCACCGTCCCTGCAGTTCAGGTGCCGCCATGCTGTCCGGTCCGCGTCCGATCCGCCGTCGTCTGTGTGGCCTTCTGCTGGCCCTGCTGACGACTCCTTTGACGGCCCCTCATCCGTTGCTGGCATCGGAGGCCTGGGCGCCGGCTGCGGAGCCGGAGGCCTGGAGGATCCGCCGTGATCGTCTGCTCGCCTCCGGACGCCTTCCTGCTGCGGACTGGGTGTACATGGACTCGATGGGCACGGATCGCCTCGAGGCCGGGGAGTATCTGAGCAATCCCAGCCGCTCCGGAGATGTGGTCACCTTCGAGGCGGCTGTGATGCTGCGGCGGGCCGGAGAGCGAGCCTGGACCGTGCGATCGATCCCGATGCGCGCCCGCTGTGATCTGGGCGTGATGGAACGCCGGAATGAATCCGGTGAGTGGGGCCCCTACCCCGGTCGACCCGACACGGCCGTTAAGGTCCGCTGGATCTGCAGGCAGTCATGACCCGCCCGGCCTTTCTGTACGAGCAACCGGAGCGATTCGGGGAATCCCTCACCACCTCCCGCCCGTGGAACACAACGGCCCTGGCTTCGGTCGAACGTCTCAACGGCAGAGCCGCGATGATCGGTTTCACGGCCGCTGTGGTCGGGGAACTGATCAGCGGACACGGCATCGTCGGTCAGCTGACGGCGGTGGTGCGCTGGTACCTGGAGCTGGGCTGAGCGATGCCCGCCGTCCGCGTTCTTGAAGAGTCCCAGCGCTACAAGCTGGATGGCAGTGACGATGCTCTCTTCTACAGCGAGCCCCGCTTCGTGCATCACCTGGATGCCGGCTTCCGGGCGACCCTGACGCAGCTCTACCGGGAGCGGATCCCCCCCTGCGCCGTGGTGCTGGATCTGATGAGCAGCTGGGTCAGCCACCTGCCTGAGGAGATCGCCTACGACGAGGTGATCGGTCACGGTCTCAATGACGAGGAGCTGGCGGCGAATCCACGGCTCGACCGCCATTGGGTCCAGAACCTCAACCGCGATCAGGTGCTGCCGCTTGAGGATGCCAGTGTTGACGTCACCCTGATCGTGGCGGGCTGGCAGTATCTGCAGCAGCCGGAGGCCATCGCCGCTGAGCTTCTTCGAGTGACCCGGCCGAATGGGGTGCTGATCTGTGCCTTCAGCAACCGGATGTTCTTCAGCAAGGCACCCCAGATCTGGACCGATGGTGACGACCGCGATCACCTCTCCTACGTCGCCACCGTGCTGATGGCCCAGGGATGGCCGAAGCCCGAGATCATCGCCGAACAGACCCGTGGGCAGGGCGTGATGGGTCTGCTCGGAGGCAAGGGCGATCCGTTCTTTGCGGTGGTGGCCAACAAGGCTCTGGGCTGATCAGATCAACTCAGGGTGGTTCGGATCCCCTTTGAAGGGTCCCTCCACCCGGGAGGTGATCCAGCCTCCGTAGAACCCCCCCTGTTGCGGGATGACCCGTTCTCCCTCAACCCAGCACCCATCCATCATCTGTGGATAGAGGGCGAACCAGCCGGCCAGCTCGCGGAATCGCTCCGATGGACTCGGATAGGTCCAGACCGCTCGGGCCAGACGTCGGTCTGCAACGACGACATCGAAGTAGCTGGCGACCCCCTTCCATTCGCAGAACGATGGTCGTCCGCCCACCGGTTGGATCAGATCCGATCGCATCGCCTCCGGCGGCAGGTAGTAGGTCGGTGGATGAAAGGTCTCGAGCACCCGCAGGCTGCGGGTCGTTTCCACCAGGGTCTGCCCCAGAGCCTTCACCAGGATGTGCTCATGGCTGGGCTCGAGGCGAGGGGGTCTTGGGTAGCTGCTGACCCGTTCCACGGTCATGATTTCGTGATAAAGACGCGATGAAATTGATGCTGGTGAGCAATTCTCTGTCGCAGAGGTTTTTATTCTGAAGGGATTATTAAGACTCTCCCCGGCTTAACCGAATCGTTCCCATTTCAAGGCTGGACATGTGCCAATAGTGGGGCATCTTTCGGATACCGACAGGTCCGGCATGACATTCACCCTTCCCGGCCTGCTCCCCTGGACGTTCCGGATCGTTCTCATCGGTCAGCAGATCGTTCTGGAAGCCACTTCGGAAGGCCAGCGTCTGAGCACCGTTCTCGATCCCCGTGCGAGTCGCATCCGCAGCGGCTACGACCTGATCAGCACTCCGCAGTGTGCATTGATCAATCCCCCTTCTTTCGCCTGAGTCACTGCGATCAGGCGGGCTCACACGGCTCGCTTGATCAGCCCGTCCGGTGGTTCTGGAGACCTGAGCGTCACCCAGATCACTTGAGACCGAGCCCGCGATCAGTCATTGTGACGCCCTTGTACTGACGTTCACGGTGGCGAAGACGACGGGGTTCGGTGGCAGTGACGGCGGCGGCAGCGGCAAGCGTGGCAGCGGCGGCAAGCGAAAACCCGGCAAGTCGAATCACCGGCGTGAGCAGTGCCCGATGGGCCGCGATCCCGACATTGATGCGATCAAGGCCCGTCAAAGCCTCGGTCTGCCGCTCACCGGTCGTCTCACCGAGCAGCAGGTGAAGCGTGCTCACAAGCTGCTCGCGGTGCAGCACCACCCCGACAAGGGCGGAGATCCGGAGATGATGACCCGATTCAACAACGCTCGCGACGTTCTGCTCGAACCTGAGATGGAAGCGATCCCGGGCTGAGGATCAGCCGTTGCTGCGCCCGATCACCAGCCAGCAGATCAGCAGCAGTCCGCTGAGGCTCACCACCGTGTAGATCCAGTCGGCATACGGGGTCCAGAACAGCGCGACGACGGTCGGCGTCACTTCTCCCAGATCAGAACCAGAACCACGAACAAGGCGCCGAAGACGAGGAACGGCGTGCCGATGGTGATGATCTGCTGGGTGTCCATTTCCAGTTGTGTCCGGATCGAACGTACCACCGAAAAGCCAGGCGCCTCAGCGGATCAGGTTGATCTTGAAAAAGCCCTGGCCGAGCCCGAAGCTGGATGGTCGATCCCTGTGAAGCGTGATCGAGACGTCGAAGTCGAGCAGCCCCTGCGCTTCGATCTGGTCCCGTGACAGACGTCCGCGGCTCTGCTCCTGATAGCGACCGATGATCTCCTCCTTGTGGTCTCCCAGATACGTGACCACTTCCTGGAGCAGGAAGTCTCTCCACTCCTCCCGATCGTGATCCGGCAGCGGTGGTGTCGGTGAGCTCATCTGTCGGCCTCGGCCTCACGGGAGAGAACGAGGTCATGAACCTGTTTCACCAGGGCGGCATTGGCCCGCTTGCCCCGCGACAGGCTGCGGTTGCCGGCGGCCTGCTCGAACAGCTCCTTCATGCCCTGCAGCTCCTGCGCGCGGGCCGCGGGCTCCAGGCGCAGAACCGTGAACGCGGAGGCGCTGACCAGAAAATCAATGCGGCGACGCAGATGTCTGTTCTGACGGGAGCCGATCACGGCCGCGGCGGCAGCACCGCCGGCTGCGGCGAGGACGGGCACGAGCCAGGTCAGCATGTCGCCGCGAGCGTGAATGTCGAGGCAACCGTAGGGGTGATGTGGCGCTAAAGCACCCGATAGCCATACCAGTCCGGTGTCTCCGGAGGGTCCTCGCCGTGATCCAGCGGGGTCAGCTGCAGCCGCCAGCGTCCGTTCCCTTCGATCGGCAGCAGATCATCCAGCTCCTCCGGTGGTGCCAGACAGTGCAGATCATCCTTGTGCACCTGGTCGTATTCCCTCAGCCACAGCCGTTTCGCCCTGGCCTTGGCGGCCTGGGATGAGGTGGCCACCAGCAGCCCGAAGCGATGGCGTTCCGCCATGTCGTTCGGGTCATAGGCGCCCAGATTCACGAACCAGAGTTGCGGTGTTCCGCTCCTGCGGGCCTCCGTCTCCGGTTCTTCCAGCACCTCCACACGGTGGCCATCCACACGGGTGATGCGCCGGTAGCTGTCCACATGCATCCCCCGGCGCTGACCGATCCACTGCCGGCGCAGATCCGGGATGGTGTCGTCAAAGCAGTCGCCCACCACCCAGCGCACGTCGTGAAGTTCCACATGACATCCCTTGATTCGGCCGCCGAGAACGACGAGGAACAGATCCATCTCAGACCAGCGCTTCGATCAGCACGCCGATCATCAGGGCGATGGCGATCAGTGGCAGTGGTTTCATCCGCCCGCTGACGCTCAGCCAGAGGCTCACGACAAACAACGGCAGCTGAATCCAGGGCAGTCCCACCTGCAGCGCTGTTGCGCTGATCGACACCGCCGCCCCGGCCACCGCTCCCGGAACGCCTGCCA encodes:
- a CDS encoding NUDIX hydrolase; translation: MTYSVALAMLQRDGCWLLQLRDDIDTIIYPGHWGLFGGHVEAGEAPEQAVLRELEEEIGWRPETALPLWFSHDNGSRIAHVFRGDLTDPIERLHLQEGQDLKLTSMEELSSGHVWSDHCGETRPIAPGLRVVIDRLLAEADG
- a CDS encoding peroxiredoxin-like family protein, translated to MTPPQPLLDRLAEIPGMQRGCRRLVLLFSQLGDFDSLEYAQALVPALPSLDRAGIRLLAIGIGDSAGAERFATFTGFPRDRLQVESDAQLHRACGLYEGLATGAGAWPDLLLMCAGFGSPGTLAEVFRGYSGDRSAAQRFDSPLFRLAGGDGFQRPFELATVRLNNMIEVLGRWRRYVPDDRWMCQRGGTFLLEEDDSLLYEHRDRGILGFSETMNRPLQFLDPYLAV
- a CDS encoding PAP/fibrillin family protein, producing the protein MTQTRNTLLERLRHDPSAKDLPQLVERLEQEQPADLPLDADLLSGVWELRWSSSTQPWLKQAPWLDNLQALDPENGRGCNLLRLRGALGVLAGISVQADLKQLEGCRVEVRFRRGGWVGPQLPGGGRLQLLRDVQQSFPAWLDITVLDQQLRICRGNAGTTFALLRRDDLSLNDLFDT
- a CDS encoding chlorophyll a/b-binding protein — protein: MTRPAFLYEQPERFGESLTTSRPWNTTALASVERLNGRAAMIGFTAAVVGELISGHGIVGQLTAVVRWYLELG
- a CDS encoding class I SAM-dependent methyltransferase encodes the protein MPAVRVLEESQRYKLDGSDDALFYSEPRFVHHLDAGFRATLTQLYRERIPPCAVVLDLMSSWVSHLPEEIAYDEVIGHGLNDEELAANPRLDRHWVQNLNRDQVLPLEDASVDVTLIVAGWQYLQQPEAIAAELLRVTRPNGVLICAFSNRMFFSKAPQIWTDGDDRDHLSYVATVLMAQGWPKPEIIAEQTRGQGVMGLLGGKGDPFFAVVANKALG
- a CDS encoding DUF427 domain-containing protein, translated to MTVERVSSYPRPPRLEPSHEHILVKALGQTLVETTRSLRVLETFHPPTYYLPPEAMRSDLIQPVGGRPSFCEWKGVASYFDVVVADRRLARAVWTYPSPSERFRELAGWFALYPQMMDGCWVEGERVIPQQGGFYGGWITSRVEGPFKGDPNHPELI
- a CDS encoding molecular chaperone DnaJ, whose product is MAKTTGFGGSDGGGSGKRGSGGKRKPGKSNHRREQCPMGRDPDIDAIKARQSLGLPLTGRLTEQQVKRAHKLLAVQHHPDKGGDPEMMTRFNNARDVLLEPEMEAIPG
- a CDS encoding adenylosuccinate lyase, whose protein sequence is MFWTPYADWIYTVVSLSGLLLICWLVIGRSNG
- a CDS encoding DUF1543 domain-containing protein, with translation MDLFLVVLGGRIKGCHVELHDVRWVVGDCFDDTIPDLRRQWIGQRRGMHVDSYRRITRVDGHRVEVLEEPETEARRSGTPQLWFVNLGAYDPNDMAERHRFGLLVATSSQAAKARAKRLWLREYDQVHKDDLHCLAPPEELDDLLPIEGNGRWRLQLTPLDHGEDPPETPDWYGYRVL